TATACCATTGTTTTTAGGTGCTATACTGTTTTGTACCTAAGTTCCCGTTCATACGGATACGAAGTTGTAAACTCCATAACATGAATAAACCACCATAAACAGGAATGGAAGAACTGAACCAAATaccaacaatattaatatcggCTTGGTTTTATAATTTGGGATTTTCACTTATCCCTACCATATATGAGATTATTTCAACAGCCACTAATAATTTGTAATTTTCTGTGTCAAAATAATTTATTGTGAAAAAGCTATTTAACTTCATTTAATAcgaaaaataaatgattataatTATCCTTACATGTGTAAAAGGTTAATCTTCTAACCAATAATTGGACATAACGACTTGAACAAAAGTTATGGTCCTTTTCAGTCAATAAGATAATTTAGTTTTCACTATGGAATCAACAAAGTCGATATGTCCGAGTGGTTAAGGAGACAGACTTGAAATCTGTTGGGCTTCGCCCGCGCAGGTTCGAACCCTGCTGTCGacgttttcttttaaaaactgtcattttccattttcataaTTCCCATCTCAtcttttaattatgaaaaatttgtttaaaagtaaTTTCTTTACTTTAAAAAACTTTTGCATTTTCTCAGTATACTTTACATCATCATGTTTTATCCACCTAATAACGTATTCTAATTTAATTATGTTTCTAATCAAATTGTGTGAAGTAGTACACATATTATTCATGTGACATATGGTATAACAATCCACTGatgattaattataaaataacttcTAACTTTCTAAGCAAACCTATGCAATCGAACACTCTATACAACAAATCAGAAAATAACATAACTAAACTTAAACTGTCAttaacatatgaaaaaaaatattactaaaTAAATTACGTCAATTATGCATTATGTGCGGATGATCTTTAGTTCATAAGTTgatgtttattaaattatcatGTTGACCATACCTTAGCCGGGCAGTCAGCTGGCTACTACAACCTCTGGCTTCGTGTGATGGTCGAAATTATCAAATCGTTGATTGTTGTTTATCGTACGGATAAGATTCATAAATATAGAATGAGAGATAATAAACATAACAccgttttaaatttatttattatgatatatacattttaaagTACTTGTTGTATCTTTGAAATCTAACATCTTGCTGTATGGTCGCTTTTAATAATATCTTTTACatcgtttaaagaaaaaaaaaagctaactATACAAAACGATTTTACATGAttgtaatataaatttttattaatagttaaGTATTTAACAGTAAATTTGAGTTCAACAATTCTTTTTCCCCATATATACAACTTAAATTGTAGAAGAAACTTAACTATTTTCAAAAGACTCTTGTCTTGATTTCGGATAATATTCGACTCACATGCatataaatttgaaaatgtTTTAAGTTCTTACAAATATCAGTTTAATAATGATTATCTTACACACATCACTTTCCATATATCACCTTTCATATATAATTTCCAAGAAGCATATAAAGAGTCCGGATTCCGGAAATATGAcggttaaataaaaaaaatgataatgtttGTTAAACAATCTTTTGATGTTATTATAACATTTGATGGAATCAAAAGCTATAATTAAGATAgaaaataagtaaattataCTTGTTAGCTTTTAACGTTTTCAAAAAGCTAATTATTAGaagaatatataatttttttaaaggattaGTACTTctaaatgtaaacaactttacatggATTGTATGTATTCAACTTTTATCATATGttgtaataaactttcaaattttgtgcattgtatgtattcaatCAATCAAAGATTTATAAACAGCAACTAATGTGATTGTCACATATACTCAAATACATATAATGCACAACATTTGaaagtttgttatatataatgtagttgtttatattttgaaGTAATAAtccttagaaaaaaaaaaatataaaaacaaacataacaaaGAGTAGAATAGTGGGCATGAGTAAATAAAAAGAGGACCCACAGCCAACTCAGCCTCACTTCACCTCAAAATCAAATCAGGGTTAGCTTATTTTTTCAGCCAAGTTtttacatacacacatatacatacaacatatatatattatatacagaGAGAAGAGAGGGGGGAGGGAAAAGGGCAGAGGGGGAGTTCAACTGTAAGGCgaaaaattccaaaaaaatcAAAGGGGGATGGATCCAGACGCGTTATCGAAAGCATTCGTGGAACATTACTACTCAACATTCGACACAAATCGGGTTGGGTTGGGTAACCTGTACCAGGATGCTTCAATGTTGACTTTTGAAGGTCAAAAGATCCAAGGGTCAGCAAACATCGTCGCCAAGCTAACTTCCCTTCCTTTCCAGCAATGTAAACATAACATCACGACCGTTGATTGCCAGCCATCTGGTCCCGCTGGTGGTATGCTTGTTTTCGTTAGTGGTAATCTTCAACTCGCCGGTGAACAACACGCTCTTAACTTCAGCCAGGTATTTCACTCttcttatacattttttttttttttgtttgcgattttgatctgataaatttcttactattattattattattgaatattTATGGTATTTGCTAGATGTTTAGGACTAGTGGCCAGAATTTTATATGTTAGACTCGATTAAGTTTTCGGTATAATGAgattgtatataattatatacaataaCAAAAACTGTACCCAAAACCATGTAGCGGGGTATGGGGTAGTGACACTGCTTCCAGAAGGACCTTCGGCCAGAATAATGTATGTGTGTGCAAGTGCGTTTGGGTGAAAGTGGTAAAAAGCGGAAATGAAGTATATGACAAAAATGGAATAAAAGTATCCTCGGCGCACTTTATTGTTTGTAAATAAATGTGGCTGAATTTTTGTTTCTGTTACAAGTCACCAACGTTTCTATATATGAATGACCGCTCAAATCTATTTGTTTTTTGATGGATTGGCAATCTCATTGACTAGCCTTAATGTGGTATTTACTTACTGTTACGTGTTCTTAGAACTTAGAAGGACCCACCGGTAGACTAATTTCATCTGTAAAGGCTTGCTAGGATTTCCATAATAGTATAATATGGGAATGGTGGCTCTGAAATGGGTTGTATCGTCAGACATATGAACTGTAGTTTTGGGAGAATGATGAGCCTTTTTGAGCTGCCTTAGATAGCTTTAGATATTTATGCTTTTGTCTTTTTGAGGTGTGGTATGTTGTAAAGTGATCATTTAGAGCTTGTCAAAGTATCAAACACTTAATAATTTTGTCCATTGATACACATCTGTTGATTAGTCCAGACTCCATATTAATATTTAAGTTATGGATAATGTGATATTGCTCATTGATTACCATACACGAAGAAAATGTTTTCCAGCATACTATATATAGAGACGTGTAGTCCTGTTTTTGCTATTGTGTCTACTGCCCGCTATTGTGCACATtgacaaatatttttaatacatcTGTTTAATTCTGTATCATCAAAGTTTGGAATTGTTTTCATTGTATGGCCCTGCTGACAATATTAGCAGCAGCAGCCGCCACCCGCCAGTTTAGGCAGTTACAGATAGTCAGATACCAAGGAGTTTAGGCATTAGACTAATGTTGGTGGAAGGATCAGAGGTGTTGCCAAAAAATCACATACTCATTGCAAAAGAAACTTTAGTCGCATTACTAGATGAATTTGGTTACTAAATTGATATACTGTGTTTGTTATGTTGAATTTCTTGTTTGGTTCCAAACATTTTTTGGGTCCTATGCCTCAATACTGTGATAATTAGTATACTGTTTATATTGAAATGGATGTGACAGAAGAAAGACGGTCAAAGTAACACTCCTTTTACATTTGTATACTGTTCATCATGATTTTACATTTGTAATTTGCATGAGTGCGGAATAAAGTTAGCGGCTATTGTTAGCTATTGACCTATTGTGGTACTTTCATTCCTGATAACTTAATTAGTATCAAGTTGCAACGTCATTAAATTATGTCGTTTGCTGATATCATTTGATAAATCTTGGAATGGTGTGCATGTTATTACTGGTATATTGAGCTGTTATATGTTCCCCCTTTTCaaattgttttcttgacaaatgCAAGATTAAAAGGTGAACCAGCCATTGTATCAGTCGTCATTTTAGACCAACAACCTATGTCCAGTTGTCCACCAAAAGATTAGCCATCGATATGCTATAATAGAATTAGATTTTAGCATATACTCTTTGTTATGGCTTATGATAGACTCTTGAGGATATTGTTATTTGAGTTTCCTGTTaaagtttgtttattaaatgatCTTGATTAACAAATGGCCATATGCCTGATCTCTTCCCAGAGATTACCcgaaactttatttatttaataatttaaagagATTACAGTATGTTTATCTTCATCTCATATTCACTCCTTGATACGAGAATAGAAGAAGTCATATGTGACAAATGACAACAGTAACATGGATTAGGAAGTTGTATATATGCAGCTGATGCTTCTAAACTTCTAGTTTTATAACCTTTTATGTATCATTGTTATGTGCAGATGTTCCATTTGATGCCTACACCACAAGGAAGCTTTTATGTTTACAATGACGTATTCCGCCTGAACTATGCATGAGGAGAGGTGTGTCCTTACAACTACAGTGTGTTGGTTAAACACAAAACGTGCTTGTCAACATTTGTTTACCTTTTCgtgttaaaatattttaaatcatTTGAATGCTGCTTTGCCTTTCCCTCCTTGATAACAAGGAAATGGTGTTTCTTGCTAAGAAATATCCTTATGACTAGCTATATTGATTGTCTGATATTTGTAATTGGATGGATTGGTTGTATATGGCAGATTGGCATCTTAAAAATGtcgattaaaaatttaaaattgagCTATAAGCCTGTGATGTCCTATATGATTACTTCCTTGGCCCTTCATAAGTCTCCTTTAAGCCAGGAACTTGGTACCACAGTGAATGAAGTAATGCAGCCATCATTATTTGACTGAACGCTTTCATGCTCTCATAACTGGCCTTGGTTTTTCCATAATTGAAGGCTTGAAGCTCCATCTGCAATTCTGCACAACTACATGATAGGcatgaaaagatgaaatttaTCTTGGTCTATCATGTGTAATTTTTTAAGGAGAATTTGTTAAAGATGAACCATCTTGGGGAGTTGCTTCCATCATTGTTCTTTGAAATTACCCCTCCAGCAAGGGATGGGATCTTGTTAGTAGAGATTAAAACAAGGCTATATCAAATTTAGAGCACTCAGCATTGCTCGCTTAAAGCTCGTATGTTCGTGAGGGAGAGTGCCCATGACGTTTGCTCTTATATCTTAATGCGTATCATGTCTCACTATCTGCTGTGCATCTGATAACTAGCCTAATATATATGTTGCACAAATCACCACACATTTGAGAATTGGGGAACTCCATATTCATCTTATGGGGGAGAACTCAAACTCTTAATTACCTCTTCATCCATTCGACCTCCCGatctcatcttcatcttcacaTCTCTTTCTCATTACTCGAAAATATAATGTTAATCCAGTTTCAAGATATTGATTAATCACTATTTCTTAGTGAGGATTAGTGATAACAGTAATAGTcttcaagttattatatatatatatatggctatagccaagagaaaaaaaatcattttaagagtagatcttgaccattgaaaatataaataaaaacaatttaagTCATTGAAATAAAAGTGAAAGTCAATGTTATATAAATGCAGAAACTTTGTCAACTTATACACAACTTTAACTCATACGCATACAATCTAACTCAATGTCTTAGTGCCACGAGATTGACCCCTCCAAATAGAAAATTCAATTGCAATTTTTATCAATATAAGACAACTATAATTTTGGTTACAAATATTAATTGTAAACGCGTATATATTCTTGCAGACAACCATACATGCTAATGATAATTATGTAATTAATTCCCATtcccattataatatataatatataatattatacgagtattattttgcAATTTGCACTATAAAAAGCACCATCTTTCTTCTCATTTGAATGCAACATATTTTTTAACCAAAAGATCAAGAAATTTTCAAGCAACAAAATGAAgaatataatgtgtttttacATTCATAAGATGTTACTCATGTTTTTTTATAGGACTCCGCAAACATCGACGacataaaaaatgaaaagaaaaatgaagattcatttgattttaatgaaAACATCCTGAACGACGACACCAACTTTTTGAAGAAtgatcatttaaataagaaatcgAGGGTTCATTACAAGACAAATTAAGAAACCGTGATGCAAACCTCGAATCAATGAAATTGCAACAAATCGTCAATGTTAAGGATCGAGGCGATGAAAAGGTAacattatataaactaatacttttagTAAAAAAGAATAATGTGTAACTtagttttttatcctttcttttgtAGGATGAGGTTGATCGTCATAAGATTTTAGATGAACATTCTTATGTAAAATGTATCTAATTCTTTATTATCTCTCTTACTTTTATATGATGATTTTGATTGGGATTCGCTTTCAGATGATGATCATATTCCATTGATCAAACGTAAGAACAATAAGCTCAAGAGGAAGAATGTATTCCGCCTAATAGACGAAGactaatatatcattttttatgttaattaataagtttgttaacttttgatttcatattgtttttgatttttttattgttgatggtttaattttttaagtatttttattttcaatgaaaCAAAGTTTGGCTGTTTTAGTATCTTAATTTTTAATGCTCTAATGATTTTTATGTAATATATTTTAAGCATTTGTTGTttcctttatatatttatatatcattctaaTTTGATCCGTGTAACAAGATTCATAAACATTTACAAGCCAAGTAGAGAAAGAAAATAACCCCAttattgaaagttacatgacAGAAATTGTCTAAAATGTCTTTAATGGTTTAATTACACTATgagtcctttatcttttaaaatatatcaagtaatcatttacatcatcaattatctacaccactcgacgtcgtctctaccaccaacagtcacctccaccaccacaccctCGCCGCCATAACcactgccgcattgcgcgggtaacgtgtcAATATATACTAATTAACTTTAGAAGTCAACTTAAGTTTGATTTAGAAATCATGCCATGTACAACGTAATAATGGATAgtaaaaatcaattaatttgttatttaaatgatgattgtatttaatacactttgttaattacagaaaatagttgaataaaatatatttaatacatacatCCTTATTTACACAAAAAGTTGAATAAAATATATCACATCCATTCTAAATTCAAATCGAaccattattttctttaaaatatctaaatttATTTACGTCCACTTTACGTATAATACAAACATTGTATTGATAACAACAAAACATAGACAACATAAaagatattaatttaaaattatgtttttttacacTTGAAAGATTTTATCTAAACGTTAATAAAATACCTATAGGCAAAATTCTTATAAATCTATTTAATGTCTAcaacatttttagaaattatttacATCAATGTAATTGACATCTACATTCAAAAAAGAGTCAACGTTACCAaaacaaacaatataaaaatactGTCAATAAATTtactatatttaaataaattagacAACTATACTatgaaatccatatttcaaataaaaTCAATTATCTTATTAATTACTTcatccgtcccaatttaaatgtccaattttgacttttgaagtctttCTTTCATAATTTTGACTGTAAATTGTTTCGTGTGTGTTATAccataattgatgtaaaatatatgaatagattaAGTTTTAGATGTACTTTTcgttgatataacttttattaagtattatattatacaaacaaaaatacttacggtcaaaattagaaaataaagaCTCAACAAGTCAAATTTAGACATTTAAATTAGGACGCAAGAGTAGAAAATATGTACCTTAACTAAACAATTGGTTTTACGACAATTCCTgcttcaattaaaatcaaaattacacTAATACAATTAGTCAATACATGTAGTCAATTAGTAAAAGTGTTCCCaccaaaaaattttatttactacAAAGTAAAAATTTCCCACCacaaggttatatatatattgtgttaattcatttttatatttacttatcaATAAAGACTGTCATTCTCTTTCAAGCTTTAAGCACCAAAGCTCATATTCATTTACAATTAAAGTTCTTTTTTATAACTGATTTTTATCAAATGTTTAAATGCTATTTTGATATGTATGACAttgcaaaattgtaatttttttcataaGGTTAGTGTTTCTTTACATCtaagtttcttttttaaactttatttctATACATAACATTTGTAATAAGTTTTTGTGGGAATACCATCTATATGTTACCATTGTAATTGTAAAAAGTGATATCATTTAAGAAttgaaaatatgtatatgtatatgtataacatGTTAGACTTTACTACTTACATGAACGAGTTGAACATCTTTTAGACACTTAGATTACTAATTAAAATTGCAAAGATTGTCATTATGTGAAATACgacaactttttaattatattattaattaatcaaattttaaaggtaactttgtatttattaatcatttaataaGATCGGTGAATGTACATGATTAGTAATGTTACTATGGAAGGTGAAAATTCATATGTTGGAGATATTATTGACGATATAGATAATAAGATAATTGATGATGCTAATGATTCCATGGTTGAAGTTACTATAGAAGTTGGCGGTTCTAATGATATGCTTGAAAGTACGTAgccttatatatttttcatttactttttgCACCGtcaatttatttgtttgaacttctataatttatatgtttttcactCATCTTACGTTTGGGTGTGCAACGTTTTATGTTACGcgttattaataaaagttggatctttacatttttgttatttatttcatatttatatataaagttcaatatgttttgtctactcttaactatatataattatatattgtttcgaacccggtcaacgaccgggtatagatctagttgaTCAAGCTTGAAGGTCTAATTTGATGAAGTTACTACTTCAACCTCCCACGTCAAAAGTGGCTGAAGAGTTGGTGACTTGGTCTTTCCTACGTATCAGAGGATCCCTATTATCATgtttattttatgcattatttatgttttgaataAGTATTCTAGTTAGTGGAGTAGTAGGCCTCTTTTTAAGGATAGACAATTACATTATCTTATTATAAATAGGGACTCTATATTACGTTTTTTCAATTAAgcaataaaatcataaaatcatTCCACCATTACTTCATTCCTTCAAACTATAACTTTTATTAGTTGCAAATTCTAAACTATCATAATTAAGGGGTCTTTGGATCATAATTAAGGATAAAGTAAAGGATTAAGAACTTGGATTTTGTTATTGCCATATCCATTGGAGTAAAATCCGTAACCTTGTTAAGCTATGAtcataattcatataaattatattatgagGAAGTTGAATATGGGTTGTCCCTCATTCAAGCTTAGATGATAAATCATTCACAATCCGATATTTTTATCGTAAAATTCATGGGGGTCTATCGGGGGTCATAAAATTCATGTGCAATTCTGTACAAGCTGACATGTGAGGTTCTTCATCAAACTTTGAATAAGGGACAACCTCATATTCACATTTGccttatatttttgtgttttgctaaatatatataattaatgataatgataatgattatgaAAAAAGTATTGTCGGCTTAATATAATCAACTTTTATAGCCGATAAAGAATGATATTATGAGATGATTTGATAAGCCAAACACAATAGTACATTTGGTATACATAGGGTTGGGCTAGTGAAATTCAGATTGCATGAATTAGATGACTTCATGACTTAGAATGTGTTGATAGGTGTTTTGGAAAAGAGATTGTATAGAGATATACTCCGTATTACCTTTATTTCCCCATTGTCACTGCAAGTACTAATTATGGTTCGTTATTGTCAATTGAGCTATTGTGTTTGCCATGTGGGCTATTGTTGCCTTTTGGGCTTTTGTTATATTTGTACGGTCTATTATTGCCATACAGGCTATTGATgcagatttatcattttcttttgtgTTTTATTGATGGGCTTGAGTGTTTTCTCTTTCTTGGGCTGAGTTGTCTTATTTTGGGCTTGCTTCAGTTTACATATATAACGAGATACGTTATCCGGgcaacattatatttattgtattccgtactatgtaaaaattattacatgcttttagaaacattatatagttcaaaacctgagttgatattgattttttaatgagtaagcaattataaattagaaaaaatcgacagtataattttataacagattaatatattatataaattctaaaagataataagtatgaacgtaaaatatttaaaataaaaaagcaaattaataatacaaacataattaaagctaatttcccaaatcattgaaaataaaaagtgaaacaaaaataatccataataataaaacatcaaccgaaataaacatcgaaactaataagtattgcaaacaaatttttcggagatggttaggtgtatatattcaaaacatacaccttattgttatgtatatatatactatgtaatagttcacttgtaataagatgagataatcttaaaaatgttacaaacttaaaaaataataatatacaattaaaataagtgatcttttgtaaacaaattgaaagcaatttaaaagatcaaaacataatttgtcaagcccaaaacataagaaaatcaagtggcccattaagaaaatgaaaacgggcccaaagaaataaaatggcccgttactattctttgcacgTATTTCCgtacctttgtttttaatatatatattaatgtatcaaaattgatgaaaaatttcttgaaaTGGTAAATTTTACCATCacttttgtcaaacaagttttcaccaaatttttttttatgaaatatgaTAATCTGGCAGTGCCAAGGCCGGACTCGCTATTTTTAAGCGAGTCCGGCCTTGGCAATGCCGGATTACcctatttcataaatttttttggttgaaaacttgtttgacaaaagtGATGATAAAATTTACTATTTCAAGAAATTTTTCCTAAATTGATAGAGTGGCGCTACCTTTGTCACTCATACCGTCCTATAACGTACGTTGGATCAGCCATATATCCGCCTTTTCTCTGGACGTTAGGATTACTTTCATATTTAATGATTGTTAGTATTTACTAAGCTTAATCATGATATTAACCTGTCGATCAGTAGAGATTGTTAGTCTTAAGTAGCTAGggcccttttttttttatatatatatataaatgtatattcaACTTGAGTGTACGTGTTGGATTCATTTTGATTGATTGGTGATTtattttttgacttttaaatCTAACTAGTTGGTGTtttcctcatatatatatgttctgtATTGTATGCGCAGGCACCTTGAAGaatcatattcatattcatggCGGGTTCCCGAGGTTTGTATTAATCTGTATTCATCTCCATTCCTTTCTAGCTTTTTATAATTATGATTCATGCTatcaatcaatttcaaattaaaaacaatactgtatatctatatatatgtacgcAGGGTGTTTTTGATTCTATTAACCGTGCCCCTTTCTCAGGAATAACTTTCGGACAAGGTGAGTTGAACCTTAGTCGTGGGTTAGCATTTTCCCGCCTTCCTCTTCTACGTTGGATTGATCTCCCGGATAAAAGTACACTGTTGAGTCTCACGACTGTCATACACAAACAAGGATTCTTCTTTTTGTTGGAGGGTATGTATTTcttattacgagtatttataTAGCGTGCGTGTGTCTCTGTATATATTCTATTAATCTTATATATTCTGAATTGGGCCCTAAACAAGCATCTTTCGTTCTGTGATGTATTTCGTGGTTTGGAGTGTACATGATCAACCTCCATGCATCGTGTGAGCACACattgtcacaccccgactaaggcggaaaaatCGGGATGCGACGGatagtacacgcgtcatggatattacataggaaGACTAAATGAAACCACAAAAATAGTCGAATTCTTAACATAGATTAACATAAGCATTCAACATCAATCcaacacaaataaaacataatccaACTCCCACGTAGGGGATTAAGggttaggcataatgccatacTAACACAAAAGAGATTATAAGATAACATAGcagcaacaaggaatcctagagTCCAAAGTCTGCTATAAGGGCTCCATGCTACTCTTCTCAGCCACCTCTAGCCTGtgcacctgaaaggatacttaaaaacgtcaacacaatggttggtggGTTCATAGGTTTGTTGTCAATGTTATCAGGTTAGCGTGATGCAATTCATGTATACTCAATGTGGCCATGTCACAATGTTGCCATAATCACAAGGTTGCCATGGACTTATCAAGGTTGACTATGTAGGGCCTTACGGTTCAATAACCAGCCAATGCATTTAGTGTAGTCAGGACTTACAGTTCAATAACCAGCCGATGCATCTAGTGTAGTCAAATGTCAGGCCTTACGGTTTAACAACCTGCCGATGCTCAAGAACATGTATCCAATGCATCCAAATGTACCCATAATGTAAATCAACAAGTATTCAAGTTatgaaatcatatatgtatCTTGTATCCAAAATATGCTATCAATCATGTATTCAAAATAGGTCGTCacaatatcatatcaaataaatacagttttacaagaaaacatttcgtatcctttcagccccaagaaaacatgtaaaaaggaGACTACAAAGCTCACCTGAATGCTAGCAACAAGGTGAAGCTACGCAAGATATCAGAAAGCATGTAACCGACACGCAACAATCTGTttcaagttatcacaattaggtatgtgttcattataggtaaacgtgctcaTAACGTGCCGCCAAGTGTTGACTATGTTGTCCAAAAGCATACTAGTTTGTATTTGAccaaattttacaagtttgaccaatTAGGTATGTGTTCATTATAGGTAAACTTGCTCATAACGTGCCGCTAAGTGTTGACTATGTTGTCCAAAAGCATACTAGT
The Erigeron canadensis isolate Cc75 chromosome 2, C_canadensis_v1, whole genome shotgun sequence DNA segment above includes these coding regions:
- the LOC122588842 gene encoding nuclear transport factor 2B produces the protein MDPDALSKAFVEHYYSTFDTNRVGLGNLYQDASMLTFEGQKIQGSANIVAKLTSLPFQQCKHNITTVDCQPSGPAGGMLVFVSGNLQLAGEQHALNFSQMFHLMPTPQGSFYVYNDVFRLNYA